A stretch of Coccidioides posadasii str. Silveira chromosome 2, complete sequence DNA encodes these proteins:
- a CDS encoding uncharacterized protein (EggNog:ENOG41KOG1286~COG:E~TransMembrane:11 (o64-86i93-120o140-161i182-203o209-229i323-342o377-397i426-443o463-489i539-559o565-585i)) yields the protein METPVHSVPVKTSESVIRLTTIVPDTTVESEAAQHVQEPEDEQVEDRSRKEALWRDLGETQINMVAFSGTTGNGLFLGSGAALAVAGPFGGVLAYLLVGTVISSVVSCLGEMTALMPVNAPVVEFPRRFLDRGVGFAVGWMYWFTFVVVAAQNLVIAARTAKLHYDDDKTFLAWGRGENVDAHIWFALFMFTVLIINLFPVKYLGMFDYAMGTMKLVFIVFLIVMSIVLDTIPPRANSYHDGPVGTKYWNLPYESIKSVYQVWSRSGSVQREIGGSAGKLLGMWSACINVMYDYAGLEIFAAPAAESKSLADSESMKMAARKIYIRVMVLYTLAFLTGSFLVPSDHPFINGHAQSTSSRSIFLIAVVEAGIPTLAHFYNVIFLITTLTCAINSVYVASRVLHTLALREQTGPNFITRRLQRCNSGVPMRTVVVTVIMMFLGFMSHNDSEKGPRLDGLASNATVSFLVIYIIICATYLCFYKAFVSLCFYSASKRFMLTHEYHRLKEARASGNPSECYATFYDRNNPRYPYKSHAQWFKALWGMTACTILCIFSGATTFLRTPFDTHGFIVSYISIPVFLVLLIGYKIRHHGLRISRWGPERSCDLRNCVQTTSEKRKGVLEFPDHGYTWNNARSFFGWVWVWMK from the exons ATGGAGACACCTGTCCACTCGGTTCCAGTGAAGACCTCTGAGAGTGTCATTCGCTTGACTACAATTGTCCCTGATACTACAGTAGAATCAGAAGCTGCTCAACATGTCCAGGAACCGGAGGATGAACAGGTTGAAGACCGCAGCAGAAAGGAGGCTTTGTG GAGAGATTTGGGGGAAACCCAAATTAAT ATGGTTGCATTTTCTGG CACGACTGGAAATG GATTGTTTCTTGGGAGCGGTGCAGCACTTGCTGTGGCCGGCCCCTTTGGCGGAGTGCTGGCTTACCTCCTCGTCGGCACTGTgatttcttctgttgtgTCTTGCTTGGGCGAAATGACTGCCCTGATGCCAGTTAACGCTCCCGTCGTGGAGTTTCCCCGGCGTTTCCTCGATCGAGGCGTTGGTTTTGCAGTGGGCTGGATGTACTG GTTCACTTTTGTTGTTGTCGCCGCCCAAAATTTGGTTATAGCAGCTAGGACGGCAAAATTGCACTACGATGACGACAAGACGTTTTTGGCGTGGGGACGCGGAGAAAACGTTGATGCCCATATTTGGTTTGCTCTCTTCATGTTTACTGTCCTAATCATTAACCTATTCCCTGTCAAA TATTTGGGCATGTTTGACTACGCCATGGGAACCATGAAGCTGGTATTTATTGTGTTCTTGATTGTCATGTCGATTGTTCTCGATACTATACCAC CTCGTGCAAACTCATACCATGATGGGCCAGTTGGGACCAAGT ATTGGAACTTACCGTATGAATCCATCAAATCTGTTTATCAGGTCTGGAGTCGTAGCGGGAGTGTTCAACGGGAAATCGGCGGCTCAGCAGGAAAGCTACTTGGGATGTG GTCGGCTTGCATCAACGTGATGTACGACTATGCGGGCTTGGAGATCTTCGCCGCACCCGCCGCGGAGAGCAAATCTCTCGCTGATTCGGAGAGTATGAAAATGGCCGCACGGAAGATATACATCCGGGTTATGGTCCTGTATACGCTTGCATTTCTCACTGGGTCATTCCTTGTCCCATCAGACCATCCTTTCATCAACGGCCATGCACAGTCGACTAGCTCTCGTTCCATATTCTTGATAGCCGTTGTGGAAGCGGGGATACCTACTTTGGCTCATTTTTATAACGTTATATTCCTCATTACCACGTTGACCTGCGCGATTAATTCTGTTTACGTTGCCTCGAGGGTTTTACATACCCTTGCGCTCAGGGAGCAGACAGGTCCGAATTTCATTACTCGCCGGTTGCAAAGATGCAATTCCGGGGTTCCCATGAGGACTGTGGTTGTGACAGTTATCATGATGTTTTTAGGCTTTATGAGCCATAATGATTCAGAAAAGGGCCCG AGGCTGGACGGGCTAGCTTCGAACGCAACGGTATCGTTTCTAGTCATTTATATTATCATTTGCGCAACATACCTCTGTTTCTACAAGGCGTTCGTATCCCTATGCTTCTACAGTGCAAGCAAACGGTTTATGCTCACCCACGAGTATCACAGACTTAAAGAAGCCCGAGCATCTGGAAATCCCTCCGAATGCTACGCCACATTTTACGACCGCAATAATCCTCGCTATCCTTACAAATCCCACGCACAATGGTTTAAAGCCCTCTGGGGCATGACGGCCTGCACGATTCTGTGCATCTTCAGTGGAGCAACAACTTTCCTCAGAACGCCATTCGACACTCATGGATTCATCGTTTCATATATTAGT ATTCCTGTATTCCTTGTTCTCCTTATAGGCTACAAAATTCGCCATCACGGTCTACGAATTTCACGCTGGGGCCCAGAGCGATCCTGTGACCTGCGGAATTGTGTACAGACGACGAGCGAAAAGCGGAAAGGCGTCCTCGAGTTTCCGGATCATGGATATACGTGGAACAACGCGAGATCGTTCTTTGGGTGGGTCTGGGTTTGGATGAAATAG
- the DML1_1 gene encoding mtDNA inheritance, partitioning of the mitochondrial organelle (EggNog:ENOG410PIW0~COG:Z~BUSCO:5547at33183) yields MREIITLQLGQRSNYLATHFWNVQESYFTYSENEASPVDHDISFRPGIGADGSETFTPRTIIYDLKGGFGSLRQYNALYEVEENVGMPKGLWDGNEVIQRQPNIPQSEYQKALELGLPLPRLTPETVRYWSDFNRLFYHPKSIVQLNEYEMNSQLMPFEDWTVGEAFFNSLDREHDLLDRDFRPFAEECDQLRGIQLFTGTDDAWGGFAARYIDRLRDEFGKKSIWTFALESGLKTEREKQFLRAKNSAKSISEISRQSTAYVPISMPPSKLPHYVNLNIASEWYISALTSVAVESVTLPGRLRWYEGIEPWFLDNAGPQRIFALRATIRSENSELPFASHLRPNDSTQMDTDEVDHDEIEQSEQRFDLGFSPIGSATRTNNTHIFSRVQVVRDSKCNSERPERAEVGQGLTSHRLSLMTGDVPSTLSNFRSTLEFPILDSFPSDLIHEQGPAGSTLRVDAALSATSDIGRDLKNLQQTIGRRVALEEREDLINGLHELSHAYQARWENDSDSGDD; encoded by the exons ATGCGTGAGATCATCACCTTGCAGCTGGGCCAGCGCAGTAACTACCTAGCCACCCACTTTTGGAACGTTCAG GAATCATACTTTACGTATTCTGAGAATGAGGCATCACCTGTTGACCACGACATCAGTTTCCGACCTGGAATAGGGGCTGATGGGTCAGAAACGTTTACCCCGCGCACTATCATTTATGACCTGAAGGGCGGATTTGGCTCCCTTCGGCAGTACAATGCTCTCTACGAAGTTGAAGAGAACGTTGGAATGCCAAAAGGCTTATG GGATGGGAACGAAGTCATCCAACGGCAGCCAAATATTCCACAGAGTGAATACCAGAAAGCCCTTGAGCTAGGCCTTCCTCTCCCTAGACTCACCCCGGAGACAGTCCGGTATTGGTCAGACTTCAATCGACTCTTTTATCATCCGAAATCCATTGTTCAGCTAAATGAGTATGAAATGAACTCCCAACTGATGCCGTTTGAGGACTGGACGGTTGGCGAAGCCTTTTTCAATAGCCTAGACCGGGAGCACGACCTCCTAGACCGTGACTTTAGACCGTTCGCCGAGGAATGTGATCAACTGCGTGGAATCCAGCTGTTCACTGGTACAGATGACGCCTGGGGCGGCTTTGCAGCAAGGTATATTGACCGTTTGAGAGATGAATTTGGCAAGAAAAGTATTTGGACATTTGCTCTAGAAAGCGGGCTGAAAACCGAACGG GAAAAGCAGTTTCTTAGAGCCAAAAATTCCGCCAAATCTATCAGTGAGATATCCCGCCAATCCACTGCATACGTTCCGATCTCGATGCCTCCTTCAAAGCTTCCACATTATGTGAACTTGAACATAGCATCGGAATGGTATATCTCCGCTCTCACGTCAGTGGCCGTTGAGAGTGTCACACTGCCAGGCCGCCTCCGCTGGTATGAAGGGATTGAACCCTGGTTTCTTGACAATGCAGGTCCACAACGCATATTCGCCTTGCGGGCCACCATAAGATCCGAGAATTCGGAGTTGCCATTTGCCAGTCACCTGAGGCCGAATGATTCAACACAGATGGACACAGACGAGGTGGATCATGACGAAATAGAGCAGTCCGAACAACGATTTGATTTAGGTTTCTCTCCGATCGGCTCCGCTACCAGGACAAATAATACGCATATTTTCAGTCGAGTACAAGTTGTCCGCGATTCGAAATGTAATAGCGAGCGACCGGAGCGGGCAGAAGTTGGTCAAGGTCTTACTTCTCACCGTCTTTCATTAATGACTGGGGATGTTCCCAGTACCTTAAG CAACTTTAGATCCACGCTGGAATTCCCAATTCTCGACTCCTTTCCATCCGATTTGATTCATGAGCAAGGCCCGGCAGGATCTACACTTAGGGTCGATGCTGCATTATCCGCAACCAGTGACATTGGCAGGGATCTCAAAAATCTGCAACAGACTATCGGGCGGCGGGTTGCTCTTGAGGAGCGGGAAGATTTGATAAACGGCCTGCATGAATTATCGCACGCGTATCAAGCCAGGTGGGAAAACGATTCAGATTCCGGAGATGATTAA
- the DML1_1 gene encoding mtDNA inheritance, partitioning of the mitochondrial organelle, variant 2 (EggNog:ENOG410PIW0~COG:Z~BUSCO:5547at33183), with the protein MREIITLQLGQRSNYLATHFWNVQESYFTYSENEASPVDHDISFRPGIGADGSETFTPRTIIYDLKGGFGSLRQYNALYEVEENVGMPKGLWDGNEVIQRQPNIPQSEYQKALELGLPLPRLTPETVRYWSDFNRLFYHPKSIVQLNEYEMNSQLMPFEDWTVGEAFFNSLDREHDLLDRDFRPFAEECDQLRGIQLFTGTDDAWGGFAARYIDRLRDEFGKKSIWTFALESGLKTEREKQFLRAKNSAKSISEISRQSTAYVPISMPPSKLPHYVNLNIASEWYISALTSVAVESVTLPGRLRWYEGIEPWFLDNAGPQRIFALRATIRSENSELPFASHLRPNDSTQMDTDEVDHDEIEQSEQRFDLGFSPIGSATRTNNTHIFSRVQVVRDSKCNSERPERAEVGQGLTSHRLSLMTGDVPSTLR; encoded by the exons ATGCGTGAGATCATCACCTTGCAGCTGGGCCAGCGCAGTAACTACCTAGCCACCCACTTTTGGAACGTTCAG GAATCATACTTTACGTATTCTGAGAATGAGGCATCACCTGTTGACCACGACATCAGTTTCCGACCTGGAATAGGGGCTGATGGGTCAGAAACGTTTACCCCGCGCACTATCATTTATGACCTGAAGGGCGGATTTGGCTCCCTTCGGCAGTACAATGCTCTCTACGAAGTTGAAGAGAACGTTGGAATGCCAAAAGGCTTATG GGATGGGAACGAAGTCATCCAACGGCAGCCAAATATTCCACAGAGTGAATACCAGAAAGCCCTTGAGCTAGGCCTTCCTCTCCCTAGACTCACCCCGGAGACAGTCCGGTATTGGTCAGACTTCAATCGACTCTTTTATCATCCGAAATCCATTGTTCAGCTAAATGAGTATGAAATGAACTCCCAACTGATGCCGTTTGAGGACTGGACGGTTGGCGAAGCCTTTTTCAATAGCCTAGACCGGGAGCACGACCTCCTAGACCGTGACTTTAGACCGTTCGCCGAGGAATGTGATCAACTGCGTGGAATCCAGCTGTTCACTGGTACAGATGACGCCTGGGGCGGCTTTGCAGCAAGGTATATTGACCGTTTGAGAGATGAATTTGGCAAGAAAAGTATTTGGACATTTGCTCTAGAAAGCGGGCTGAAAACCGAACGG GAAAAGCAGTTTCTTAGAGCCAAAAATTCCGCCAAATCTATCAGTGAGATATCCCGCCAATCCACTGCATACGTTCCGATCTCGATGCCTCCTTCAAAGCTTCCACATTATGTGAACTTGAACATAGCATCGGAATGGTATATCTCCGCTCTCACGTCAGTGGCCGTTGAGAGTGTCACACTGCCAGGCCGCCTCCGCTGGTATGAAGGGATTGAACCCTGGTTTCTTGACAATGCAGGTCCACAACGCATATTCGCCTTGCGGGCCACCATAAGATCCGAGAATTCGGAGTTGCCATTTGCCAGTCACCTGAGGCCGAATGATTCAACACAGATGGACACAGACGAGGTGGATCATGACGAAATAGAGCAGTCCGAACAACGATTTGATTTAGGTTTCTCTCCGATCGGCTCCGCTACCAGGACAAATAATACGCATATTTTCAGTCGAGTACAAGTTGTCCGCGATTCGAAATGTAATAGCGAGCGACCGGAGCGGGCAGAAGTTGGTCAAGGTCTTACTTCTCACCGTCTTTCATTAATGACTGGGGATGTTCCCAGTACCTTAAGGTAA
- a CDS encoding uncharacterized protein (SECRETED:SignalP(1-16)): protein MRSLFVVLVLASSTLGAAINHRDQNELDIEKRSELLGMRSYNPPVEPDYYDDVPSFPPMYHPVETSLDDIPTTDCEEITTELPSMPTSVPVPITTECEETTTEQPSAPAPTTECEETTTEQPSIPAPTTECEETTTEQPSIPAPTTECEETTTEQPSIPAPTTECEETTTEQPSIPAPTTECEETTTEQPSTPAPTTECEETTTEQPTTHVPTTHVPTTPIPTTPVPTTPVPTTPIPTMNTTQVPIPTTTECEEPTTLPGTTKTLTVTTTFSTTTCPIITETMTSGSITITQTRTLTQTVTSTIVATTLSVIPPEPTSPPVHSTPGTQPPKPPKPPHTPVPQPPQSSPAHSVPEVPPTTPEPETPPATAQPPAPTRTLTTVPQPPPKQSTPTAPQEPEFTGAATRLQGGLTAILAVAAIMVVA, encoded by the exons ATGAGGTCATTGTTTGTCGTGCTGGTGCTCGCCAGCTCCACGCTCGGAGCGGCGATCAACCACCGCGATCAGAATGAACTAGATATTGAGAAGCGTAGCGAGCTCTTGGGGATGCGCTCGTACAATCCGCCAGTGGAACCCGATTACTACGACGATGTCCCAAGCTTCCCTCCAATGTATCATCCGGTGGAAACCAGTCTCGACGATATTCCAACCACCGATTGTGAGGAGATTACGACTGAGCTGCCATCCATGCCCACATCAGTTCCGGTGCCGATCACAACTGAGTGCGAGGAGACCACCACTGAACAGCCATCTGCTCCCGCACCTACGACCGAGTGTGAGGAGACGACTACTGAGCAGCCATCTATTCCTGCACCTACAACTGAGTGTGAGGAGACTACTACTGAACAGCCATCTATTCCTGCACCTACAACTGAGTGTGAGGAGACTACTACTGAACAGCCATCTATTCCTGCCCCTACAACCGAGTGTGAGGAGACGACTACTGAGCAGCCATCTATTCCTGCCCCTACAACCGAGTGTGAGGAGACGACTACTGAGCAGCCATCTACTCCTGCCCCTACAACCGAGTGCGAGGAGACCACTACTGAGCAGCCAACCACTCATGTTCCAACCACTCATGTTCCAACCACTCCTATTCCAACCACTCCTGTTCCAACTACTCCCGTTCCAACTACTCCTATTCCAACCATGAATACCACTCAAGTCCCTATCCCAACCACAACAGAGTGCGAGGAGCCGACTACCCTCCCTGGCACGACTAAGACTTTAACCGTAACCACAACTTTTAGCACTACGACTTGCCCAA TTATTACTGAAACCATGACAAGTGGTTCTATCACGATAACCCAGACCCGAACATTGACGCAAACAGTTACCAGTACCATAGTTGCCACAACTCTTAGCGTGATTCCACCAGAACCAACGAGCCCTCCAGTGCATTCGACTCCTGGTACCCAGCCGCCAAAGCCGCCAAAACCCCCGCACACACCTGTGCCACAGCCTCCCCAGAGCTCTCCAGCCCATTCGGTCCCAGAAGTCCCTCCTACCACGCCTGAACCCGAGACGCCCCCGGCTACTGCTCAACCGCCTGCGCCCACTCGTACGCTCACTACCGTACCGCAACCACCGCCCAAGCAAAGCACCCCGACTGCACCTCAAGAACCTGAGTTCACTGGCGCTGCTACCCGTCTTCAAGGTGGATTGACTGCTATCTTGGCTGTGGCCGCCATTATGGTGGTAGCATAA
- a CDS encoding uncharacterized protein (EggNog:ENOG410PV9X): protein MWQPVTLPFKNGSLPRPTLPTPDEIRACTTILWERSSVKVVAVNDEIVVKFGTSLNAWEGQALVYLERYVPSVPAPRLYAMYRDAKQLFLVMQRAPDDIVTELRKAVDTLRQAKSPWPDFYGSLDGGSVHHYLFWCRKVGGKFLGPFHGEAAFVAGLTGNYRAAIERDGLPDFKARFYETSLLHVLQGHRPTSTHGDIQPKNIVVAEKGRNSRGQPSFDVMLVDWEAAGWYPDFWEYFSAFSTPPFLDWRDDWCWRIHEFLQIWPAEMAIMRMIDKDWL, encoded by the exons ATGTGGCAACCCGTTACTCTTCCCTTCAAGAATGGCTCGCTGCCTCGACCCACCCTGCCTACTCCAGATGAAATCCGGGCCTGCACCACTATTTTATGGGAGCGCTCATCCGTCAAAGTCGTCGCAGTGAATGATGAGATTGTTGTCAAATTTGGAACAAGCTTAAATGCATGGGAGGGACAGGCTCTAGTTTACCTCGAACGATACGTCCCAAGTGTTCCGGCTCCCCGACTGTACGCAATGTACCGTGATGCTAAGCAACTCTTCCTGGTTATGCAGCGCGCTCCAG ATGACATTGTCACCGAACTCCGCAAAGCAGTTGATACTTTGCGACAGGCGAAGAGTCCGTGGCCCGACTTTTATGGAAGCTTGGATGGTGGCAGTGTGCACCATTATTTATTCTGGTGCCGGAAGGTTGGTGGCAAGTTTTTGGGGCCCTTCCATGGCGAAGCTGCCTTTGTTGCAGGGCTCACAGGGAATTACCGAGCTGCCATTGAACGTGACGGCCTGCCAGACTTCAAAGCTCGCTTCTATGAAACCTCCCTCCTTCACGTACTCCAAGGTCACCGGCCAACATCGACTCACGGGGACATTCAGCCGAAGAACATTGTTGTTGCGGAGAAAGGCCGCAACTCTCGAGGACAGCCATCATTTGATGTCATGCTTGTCGATTGGGAAGCTGCTGGCTGGTATCCTGATTTCTGGGAATACTTCAGTGCGTTTTCCACACCCCCATTTCTCGACTGGAGGGATGACTGGTGCTGGCGAATTCatgagtttcttcaaatatgGCCGGCCGAAATGGCAATAATGCGTATGATTGATAAAGATTGGCTATAA
- the LHS1 gene encoding lumenal Hsp70 protein (SECRETED:SignalP(1-37)~BUSCO:207926at4751~EggNog:ENOG410PFF0~COG:O~BUSCO:2083at33183), translated as MAPPGRRRNSRGSSLLYLLPTIFVSVLIASFPSTASAVGTGVIGIDLGTEYIKAAVVKAGVPLEIVLTKDSKRKERSAVAFKPARESGAAFPERFYGSDAVALAPRFPNDVYLNLKALLGVPFDTGVQGSDGGLQNMVSLFKERYPGVKLEPDSHDRVGIRSERLNKAEGKEPFLVEELLAMQLNQIRANAEEMGAQRTDLEDAVITIPPFFSAEERRSVQFAAELAGLNVLSLLTDGMSVAVNYATSRTFPNATNGEKPEHHVVFDMGAGSTSATVLKFQSRTVKDFGKWSKSFQEIHAVGVGWDKTLGGDALNELIVDDMVSKLVESKKLKDGTTTEQVKAHGKTMAKLWKEAERLRQILSANTETSGSFEGLYEEDVNFKYSISRSTFEELAKNHADRIYKPLMDALAMAKLTLDDIGSIILHGGAIRTPFVQKQLEQVCNDAGKLRTNVNADEAAALGAAFKGAALSRSFRVKEIKTHDIPGYGASIKFVTGGKERKQKAFLPTSQIGQEKITIIKNLNDFELDFTQEHLRDNETIDYPVFHARTTNLTLALAELKDKFGCAAENITIWFGMQLNPVNAIPEITRGSASCEVEEEVKKGVVEKAKEFLGFDSKKSQQPLKDDSNKEPTSESSTASSSPNTASSESVESPTTSSSTSSETATESPSAESNVIVEGPEQPRNFRVESSIIGFEFAPLGIPRPSKEEMNRIQSRLAAFDASDLARIQREETLNSLEAFIYRTRDLLDDGEFVKAITNDALEKLKQSLHEISDWLYADGSDAPTPDLKAKLDSLKQLVDPALDRKSENAQRPAKLESLKQNLKSTKMFMEVMDKQIKAEESAFSASTSKTSSPSPSETSSTIISSSEESSVNDSSSSTTSTSTSTSSSQPTPTYSTYTPVDLSILSETHDRIEKWLDEKMKLQEKLSASDTPAITIADMEAKLAELQRALNRVMEKMTRKAKTGGGSGGSKKQGKKNGKKNDKGKEKEKSKTKGEEKEEKETKKTDGKKGTTTSNKDEL; from the coding sequence ATGGCTCCGCCTGGCCGCCGACGCAATAGTAGGGGGTCCTCCCTCCTCTACCTACTTCCAACAATTTTCGTCTCAGTCCTTATAGCATCATTTCCAAGCACAGCTTCTGCAGTCGGTACAGGCGTGATAGGAATCGACCTTGGCACCGAATATATCAAAGCCGCGGTAGTGAAAGCGGGCGTACCGCTCGAGATTGTCTTAACAAAAGATTCGAAGCGAAAAGAGCGTTCGGCAGTGGCATTTAAACCTGCGCGGGAAAGCGGGGCTGCGTTTCCAGAGAGGTTTTATGGAAGTGACGCCGTTGCTCTTGCGCCTAGATTCCCCAATGACGTGTACCTCAACTTGAAGGCTCTCCTGGGTGTCCCGTTTGACACCGGAGTCCAGGGCTCTGATGGTGGCCTACAAAATATGGTTTCTTTATTCAAAGAACGATATCCAGGAGTTAAGCTTGAACCAGATTCCCATGACCGGGTTGGTATCAGGAGTGAGAGACTCAACAAAGCAGAAGGCAAAGAGCCATTCCTCGTGGAAGAACTGTTGGCGATGCAGTTAAATCAGATTAGAGCAAATGCAGAAGAAATGGGTGCCCAGCGGACAGACTTGGAGGATGCGGTTATCACCATCCCTCCATTCTTTTCTGCTGAAGAGAGGCGAAGCGTACAGTTTGCCGCAGAATTGGCCGGTTTAAACGTCCTTTCCTTACTCACAGATGGAATGTCTGTTGCCGTCAACTATGCTACTAGCCGCACGTTCCCTAACGCGACGAATGGTGAAAAGCCTGAGCATCACGTTGTGTTCGATATGGGAGCTGGTTCGACCAGTGCCACAGTCCTCAAGTTCCAGAGCCGTACTGTCAAGGATTTTGGCAAATGGTCCAAAAGCTTCCAAGAAATACATGCTGTCGGAGTTGGATGGGACAAAACCCTTGGAGGTGACGCCTTGAACGAACTAATCGTTGATGATATGGTTTCCAAGCTAGTTGAATCCAAGAAGTTGAAAGACGGAACAACTACAGAGCAGGTAAAAGCTCATGGAAAGACCATGGCAAAGCTATGGAAAGAAGCGGAAAGACTTCGTCAAATTCTAAGTGCCAACACAGAAACCTCTGGCTCCTTTGAAGGCTTGTACGAGGAAGATGTTAACTTCAAGTATTCGATTTCACGATCCACCTTTGAAGAGTTGGCAAAGAATCATGCCGACCGCATTTATAAACCTCTCATGGATGCTCTTGCTATGGCCAAACTTACATTGGATGACATCGGCTCTATTATTCTTCACGGAGGTGCCATCCGAACTCCCTTCGTGCAGAAGCAACTTGAGCAGGTTTGCAACGATGCAGGCAAGCTTAGAACAAATGTTAATGCCGATGAAGCCGCTGCTCTTGGAGCCGCATTTAAAGGTGCTGCCCTGAGCCGTTCCTTCAGAGTAAAGGAGATTAAGACGCACGACATCCCAGGCTACGGAGCGTCTATCAAGTTTGTAACCGggggaaaggaaaggaagcAGAAGGCCTTTCTTCCGACTTCGCAGATCGGCCAGGAAAAAATCACGATTATCAAAAATTTGAACGATTTCGAATTGGACTTTACCCAAGAACACCTTCGCGATAACGAAACGATCGACTACCCGGTCTTCCATGCGAGAACAACAAACCTTACACTAGCACTAGCTGAACTGAAGGACAAGTTTGGGTGCGCGGCCGAAAATATCACCATCTGGTTCGGAATGCAACTCAACCCTGTTAACGCGATTCCTGAGATTACTCGCGGCTCAGCGAGCTGCGAGGTTGAGGAAGAAGTAAAAAAAGGTGTTGTCGAAAAAGCCAAGGAATTCTTAGGCTTCGACTCCAAGAAGAGCCAACAGCCTCTCAAAGATGATTCGAACAAAGAGCCGACAAGCGAATCGAGCACTGCCTCATCTTCCCCCAACACGGCTTCCAGCGAGAGTGTCGAATCCCCTACCACGTCCTCAAGTACGAGTTCTGAAACCGCAACAGAATCTCCCTCGGCCGAATCTAATGTGATAGTGGAAGGACCGGAGCAACCACGGAACTTCCGGGTCGAAAGCTCAATCATTGGCTTTGAATTTGCCCCACTGGGCATCCCCAGGCCATCAAAAGAGGAGATGAACCGGATTCAAAGCCGACTAGCGGCTTTTGACGCATCAGACCTTGCTCGCATTCAACGCGAAGAGACTTTGAACAGTCTGGAAGCCTTTATTTACCGCACTCGTGATTTACTCGATGATGGAGAATTTGTGAAGGCGATCACCAACGATGCCTTGGAGAAATTGAAGCAGAGTCTCCATGAAATCAGTGACTGGCTATATGCAGATGGATCTGATGCTCCGACCCCGGACTTGAAGGCGAAGCTGGATAGTTTGAAACAGCTAGTTGACCCGGCTTTGGATCGAAAGAGTGAGAATGCCCAGCGTCCGGCGAAACTTGAGAGCCTAAAGCAGAATCTCAAGAGCACGAAGATGTTTATGGAGGTGATGGACAAACAGATTAAAGCGGAAGAAAGCGCTTTTTCTGCATCTACGTCAAAAACGTCATCGCCATCGCCAAGCGAAACCTCAAGTACTATCATTTCCAGCAGTGAGGAATCTTCCGTCAACGATTCGTCTTCTTCTACTACTTCCACCTCTACGTCGACGTCTTCTTCACAGCCTACCCCAACTTATTCTACCTACACTCCCGTCGATCTATCTATCCTTTCTGAGACTCACGACAGGATTGAGAAGTGGCTTGATGAGAAAATGAAGCTCCAAGAGAAGCTATCTGCCTCTGATACCCCCGCAATCACCATCGCCGATATGGAAGCTAAACTTGCAGAATTGCAGAGGGCATTGAATAGAGTCATGGAAAAGATGACACGAAAGGCCAAGACCGGGGGAGGATCTGGAGGGAGTAAAAAACAAGGCAAAAAGAACGGAAAAAAGAACGACAAGGggaaggaaaaggagaagtCAAAGACTAAGGGCGAAgagaaggaggagaaggagacTAAGAAAACCGATGGCAAGAAGGGAACGACAACGAGCAACAAAGATGAATTATAA